In one Acanthochromis polyacanthus isolate Apoly-LR-REF ecotype Palm Island chromosome 20, KAUST_Apoly_ChrSc, whole genome shotgun sequence genomic region, the following are encoded:
- the thtpa gene encoding thiamine-triphosphatase: MSVEVERKFLCSADTLKTLEEMGVCAGQRQFHDQYFDTPKFDLTLRDMWLRKRKGCWELKCPTAASNGTTELSGEQSEAAALCTRYKEITDLAEIHLRVKEVLKDSCEVRETETSSSEGEESWLSNMNLVCFADFTTVRRSFTLEEDGVQIDLDQADFGYHVGEIEVLIPEGGDVKSALEKIRNTAQKLGITGDHKVEGKMNVYLKRNHPQHYAKLLSAHVL, encoded by the exons ATGAGTGTGGAAGTGGAGAGAAAGTTTTTATGCAGCGCTGACACCCTGAAAACCCTGGAGGAGATGGGGG TTTGTGCTGGCCAGAGACAGTTTCATGACCAGTATTTTGATACCCCAAAGTTTGACCTGACTTTGAGAGACATGTGGCTGCGGAAACGCAAAGGATGCTGGGAGCTCAAGTGCCCGACAGCAGCGTCCAACGGGACAACCGAGCTGAGTGGGGAACAATCTGAAGCGGCAGCGCTGTGCACACGTTACAAGGAGATAACTGATCTGGCTGAAATCCACCTGAGAGTGAAAGAGGTCTTAAAAGACTCGTGTGAGGTCAGAGAGACGGAGACGAGCTCGTCAGAAGGAGAGGAATCTTGGCTGAGCAACATGAATCTGGTTTGCTTTGCAGACTTTACAACAGTGCGGCGGTCATTCACTTTAGAGGAGGACGGGGTGCAGATAGATCTGGACCAAGCTGACTTCGGCTATCATGTGGGAGAGATAGAGGTCCTCATACCAGAGGGAGGAGATGTGAAGTCAGCCCTAGAGAAGATCAGAAATACAGCTCAAAAGCTGG gAATTACTGGAGATCATAAAGTTGAAGGAAAAATGAACGTTTACCTTAAAAGAAATCACCCACAGCACTACGCAAAACTACTGAGTGCACATGTTCTGTAA